One Oncorhynchus masou masou isolate Uvic2021 chromosome 18, UVic_Omas_1.1, whole genome shotgun sequence DNA window includes the following coding sequences:
- the LOC135505085 gene encoding mitogen-activated protein kinase 8 isoform X2, with protein sequence MNRNKREKEYYSLDVGDSTFTVLKRYQNLRPIGSGAQGIVCSAYDHNLERNVAIKKLSRPFQNQTHAKRAYRELVLMKCVNHKNIIGLLNVFTPQKTLEEFQDVYIVMELMDANLCQVIQMELDHERLSYLLYQMLCGIKHLHAAGIIHRDLKPSNIVVKSDCTLKILDFGLARTAATGLLMTPYVVTRYYRAPEVILGMGYQANVDVWSIGCIMAEMVRGSVLFPGTDHIDQWNKVIEQLGTPSQEFLMKLNQSVRTYVENRPRYAGYTFEKLFPDVLFPADSEHNKLKASQARDLLSKMLVIDASKRISVSEALQHPYINVWYDPTEVEAPPPLITDKQLDEREHTVEEWKDLIYMEVQDWEERTKNGVIRGQPASLAQVQQ encoded by the exons ATGAATCGGAATAAGCGTGAAAAGGAGTATTACAGTTTAGATGTCGGGGATTCCACTTTTACGGTTTTGAAGCGCTACCAGAATTTAAGACCCATAGGCTCCGGAGCACAAGGGATTGTCTG CTCAGCGTATGACCACAACCTTGAAAGAAATGTGGCAATTAAAAAACTCAGCCGGCCTTTCCAGAACCAGACCCATGCCAAAAGAGCTTACAGAGAACTGGTGCTCATGAAATGTGTCAACCATAAGAAC ATCATTGGCCTATTAAATGTGTTCACGCCACAGAAGACACTGGAAGAATTTCAAGATGT GTATATTGTGATGGAGCTGATGGATGCCAACCTGTGCCAGGTGATTCAGATGGAGCTGGACCACGAGCGGCTGTCCTATCTGCTCTACCAGATGCTGTGTGGCATCAAGCACCTTCACGCCGCGGGCATCATACACAGG GATCTGAAACCCAGCAACATTGTGGTAAAGTCTGACTGCACGCTGAAGATCCTGGACTTTGGATTGGCCAGGACAGCGGCCACGGGACTCCTGATGACCCCGTATGTGGTGACCCGCTACTACCGCGCCCCTGAAGTCATATTGGGCATGGGTTACCAGGCCAACG TTGATGTCTGGTCTATTGGCTGCATCATGGCAGAAATGGTCCGAGGTAGTGTGTTGTTCCCAGGCACAGATC ATATTGATCAGTGGAACAAGGTGATCGAGCAGCTGGGGACTCCAAGTCAGGAGTTCCTGATGAAGCTCAACCAGTCAGTGAGGACTTATGTGGAAAACAGACCCCGCTATGCCGGCTATACCTTCGAGAAGCTCTTCCCCGACGTCCTCTTCCCAGCCGACTCAGAGCACAACAAACTGAAAG CAAGTCAAGCCAGAGACCTATTATCGAAGATGCTGGTAATAGATGCATCCAAACGGATCTCTGTGAGCGAGGCTCTCCAGCACCCCTACATCAACGTGTGGTATGATCCAACTGAAGTGGAGGCG CCCCCACCACTGATCACAGACAAGCAGCTGGATGAGAGGGAGCACACGGTGGAGGAGTGGAAAG ATTTGATATACATGGAGGTCCAGGACTGGGAGGAGAGAACAAAGAATGGAGTGATCCGGGGACAGCCAGCTTCTTTAG